From the genome of Halorussus caseinilyticus, one region includes:
- a CDS encoding ABC transporter ATP-binding protein, with protein sequence MTDETLGGMSDREYPLVGLVREFGASEIHHLVAAVLARTVSTFLSFADVFLIGLGIDALFNGREFAIPLLPSAWVPSEPLPLLAFITGLMFGLNVLTNLTLFVAQYGFGVFTQRILHQIRVAKFDTAQRLELGFFEENRTGNIISVLNDDVNELDGFLNTVLSAAIWISMTVVSAFVYMSALNWQLALLVLASAPVVAGVNYWFSRRLEPLKDEVRTERGALNARLETNLSGIDVIKSFTAEEHERKRVEDASLDYFDARLGSRRRAVQQSPANRLIMGVWLVATLSLGIYWIVVEPPLFFSGTLTAGQLVPFLFYMERLTLPLKNLSGVIDGYKSAKASAKRIDGLTSIDGRLEGDSGDELVIDGGRVEFENVEFGYPGTEQRVFDGISFAAESEETIGLVGSTGAGKSTLVKCLLRFHEVDDGRITIDGQDVRNVSLEDLRDAIGYVNQDAYLFDGTIRDNIAYGASDASDTSDVPDERIEAAAKTAGAHRFVTELPDGYETQVGDRGTSLSGGQRQRLAIARAIVDDPPILVFDEATSHVDNETELVLQEKLDELTEDRTTFIIAHRLSTVRGADEILVLEDGSIAERGTHERLVERDGTYATLWNVQVGNLDALSSLGEATTDD encoded by the coding sequence ATGACCGACGAGACGCTCGGCGGGATGTCCGACCGCGAGTACCCGCTCGTCGGGTTGGTGCGCGAGTTCGGCGCGTCCGAGATTCACCACTTGGTGGCCGCCGTCCTCGCCCGAACAGTCTCTACGTTCCTGAGTTTCGCGGACGTGTTCCTCATCGGTCTCGGAATCGACGCGCTGTTCAACGGCCGGGAGTTCGCGATTCCGCTGTTGCCCTCGGCGTGGGTCCCGTCCGAACCCCTCCCGTTGCTGGCGTTCATCACCGGACTGATGTTCGGCCTGAACGTCCTCACGAACCTCACGCTGTTCGTCGCCCAGTACGGGTTCGGCGTCTTCACACAGCGGATACTCCACCAGATTCGGGTCGCCAAGTTCGACACCGCCCAGCGACTCGAACTCGGTTTCTTCGAGGAGAATCGGACGGGCAACATCATCAGCGTCCTGAACGACGACGTGAACGAACTCGACGGGTTCCTCAATACGGTTCTGAGCGCCGCAATCTGGATTTCGATGACGGTCGTCAGCGCGTTCGTCTACATGTCGGCGTTAAACTGGCAACTCGCGCTACTCGTCCTCGCTTCCGCGCCGGTCGTCGCTGGCGTCAACTACTGGTTCTCGCGCCGACTCGAACCGCTCAAAGACGAGGTTCGGACCGAGCGCGGGGCGCTGAACGCCCGCCTCGAAACGAACCTGAGCGGCATCGACGTTATCAAGTCGTTCACGGCGGAGGAACACGAGCGCAAGCGCGTCGAAGACGCGTCGCTCGACTACTTCGACGCGCGCCTCGGGAGTCGGCGGCGGGCGGTCCAACAGAGTCCGGCCAACCGCCTCATCATGGGCGTCTGGTTGGTGGCGACGCTCTCGCTCGGCATCTACTGGATTGTCGTGGAACCACCGCTTTTCTTTTCCGGGACGCTGACCGCCGGGCAACTCGTGCCGTTTCTGTTCTACATGGAGCGGTTGACCCTCCCGCTGAAGAACCTGAGCGGGGTCATCGACGGCTACAAGTCGGCGAAAGCGTCCGCGAAGCGAATAGACGGTCTCACGAGCATCGACGGGCGACTCGAAGGCGACTCGGGCGACGAGTTGGTAATCGACGGCGGCCGGGTCGAGTTCGAGAACGTCGAGTTCGGCTATCCGGGGACCGAACAGCGAGTCTTCGACGGCATCAGTTTCGCCGCCGAGTCCGAGGAGACTATCGGTCTCGTCGGGTCGACGGGCGCGGGCAAATCGACGCTGGTCAAGTGCCTGTTGCGGTTCCACGAGGTGGACGACGGTCGAATCACTATCGACGGACAGGACGTTCGGAACGTCTCGCTGGAGGACCTCCGAGACGCCATCGGGTACGTGAATCAGGACGCCTACCTCTTCGACGGGACGATTCGGGACAACATCGCGTACGGCGCGTCCGACGCCTCGGACACCTCGGACGTGCCCGACGAGCGAATCGAAGCGGCCGCAAAGACCGCCGGAGCCCACAGGTTCGTCACGGAACTGCCCGACGGGTACGAGACGCAGGTCGGGGACCGAGGAACCTCGCTGTCGGGCGGCCAGCGCCAGCGTCTCGCCATCGCTCGCGCAATCGTTGACGACCCGCCAATCCTCGTCTTCGACGAGGCAACCAGTCACGTGGACAACGAGACGGAGTTAGTGCTTCAGGAGAAACTCGACGAACTCACCGAAGACCGGACGACGTTCATCATCGCCCACAGACTCTCGACGGTCCGGGGTGCCGACGAGATTCTGGTCCTCGAAGACGGCAGTATCGCCGAGCGAGGGACTCACGAGCGACTGGTCGAACGCGACGGGACCTACGCGACCCTCTGGAACGTGCAGGTCGGCAATCTCGACGCGCTGTCGTCGCTCGGCGAGGCCACGACCGACGACTGA
- a CDS encoding Gfo/Idh/MocA family protein, whose product MAVQVAVVGLGRMGQQHAIGYSKMDGVSLVAGVDVDASAREQFESEFRAPAYESVEEVVDDLPIDAVSIVTPHTAHFEQALTTLEAGVATFVEKPLTVDPDKAEKLVEAANEQECPLGVGYQRRYVSPVQETKRRLMSGDIGVPRMVSCHLAQNWLATSAESWRTDPELSGGGLVFDTGSHMLEKLLWLLEGTPTQVAVTADDRGESIDVNTALSMQIETGDQIVTVSAGVCGESTDLSSDEHLSIWGSRGRLQYESDRRAESVSSLRIVRDGRPTYETSFEGVSSDNPTMSKLRDFVEATVSGTQPTISGEVGVVLAELRAAIRESWEEGTTVDVASRLDDREHVTNPFEE is encoded by the coding sequence ATGGCCGTACAAGTTGCAGTCGTCGGTTTGGGACGGATGGGTCAGCAACACGCTATCGGATACAGCAAGATGGACGGCGTTTCGCTCGTCGCTGGCGTGGACGTGGACGCCTCCGCGCGCGAACAGTTCGAGAGCGAGTTCCGAGCGCCCGCCTACGAATCGGTGGAGGAGGTCGTAGACGACCTGCCCATCGACGCGGTGTCTATCGTCACTCCCCACACCGCTCACTTCGAACAGGCGTTGACCACGCTCGAAGCGGGCGTGGCGACGTTCGTGGAGAAACCCCTGACCGTGGACCCCGACAAGGCGGAGAAACTGGTCGAAGCCGCTAACGAACAGGAGTGTCCGCTCGGCGTCGGCTATCAGCGTCGGTACGTCTCGCCGGTTCAAGAGACCAAGCGTCGTCTCATGTCGGGCGACATCGGCGTCCCGCGGATGGTGAGTTGCCACCTCGCGCAGAATTGGCTCGCAACCAGCGCCGAGTCGTGGCGGACCGACCCCGAGCTGTCCGGCGGCGGACTCGTCTTCGACACCGGGTCGCACATGCTCGAAAAGCTCCTGTGGTTGCTTGAAGGCACGCCGACGCAGGTGGCGGTCACTGCCGACGACCGGGGGGAGTCGATAGACGTGAACACCGCGCTCTCGATGCAAATCGAGACGGGCGACCAAATCGTGACGGTGAGCGCCGGAGTCTGCGGCGAGAGTACCGACCTCTCGTCGGACGAACATCTCTCCATCTGGGGCAGTCGCGGACGCCTCCAGTACGAGTCCGACCGGCGCGCCGAGTCCGTCTCGTCGCTTCGCATCGTCCGCGACGGACGCCCGACGTACGAAACGTCCTTCGAGGGCGTCTCCTCGGACAACCCCACCATGTCGAAACTCCGTGACTTCGTGGAAGCGACGGTTTCGGGGACGCAACCGACGATTTCCGGCGAAGTCGGCGTGGTCCTCGCGGAACTCCGCGCCGCGATTCGGGAGTCGTGGGAGGAGGGGACTACCGTAGACGTGGCCTCGCGACTCGACGACCGCGAACACGTCACGAACCCCTTCGAGGAGTAG
- a CDS encoding SDR family NAD(P)-dependent oxidoreductase codes for MNDVLITGAARGLGLALARTFSEAGWRVFACARNASDRDRLQALREQRPKLVVPIRFDVTSDHDRYRARQLVEHETDSLDVLLNNAGINAGTSGNPQAHVSLGSLDGDEMAEMFRVNSIAPLLVVQTFRELLVRSDYPRVVNVSSDSGSITRKETPGNYSYAASKAALNMITRALANELRSDRIVVTAVDPGHLRTDIGGPTAPDDPDDAADELYELIEDLSPGETGEFLARTGEKLAW; via the coding sequence ATGAACGACGTACTGATTACCGGTGCCGCACGCGGGTTGGGGTTGGCGCTCGCCCGCACTTTCTCGGAAGCGGGATGGCGCGTCTTCGCGTGTGCGAGGAACGCGTCGGACCGGGACAGACTACAGGCCCTGCGCGAGCAACGGCCGAAGTTGGTCGTCCCGATTCGGTTCGACGTGACGAGCGACCACGACCGATACCGGGCGCGCCAACTCGTGGAACACGAGACTGACTCGCTCGACGTACTCCTCAACAACGCCGGAATCAACGCCGGAACGTCGGGGAACCCCCAAGCCCACGTTTCGCTCGGGTCCCTAGACGGCGACGAGATGGCCGAGATGTTCCGCGTCAACTCGATTGCGCCGTTGCTCGTCGTCCAGACGTTCCGGGAGTTGCTGGTTCGGTCGGACTACCCGCGCGTCGTCAACGTCTCGTCGGACAGCGGGTCGATTACCCGGAAGGAGACGCCCGGCAACTACAGTTACGCCGCGAGCAAAGCGGCGCTGAACATGATAACGCGGGCGCTGGCGAACGAGTTGCGGAGCGACAGAATCGTCGTGACCGCGGTGGACCCCGGACACCTGCGGACCGACATCGGCGGTCCGACCGCGCCCGACGACCCCGACGACGCCGCGGACGAACTCTACGAGTTGATAGAAGACCTCTCGCCCGGAGAAACCGGGGAGTTCCTCGCGCGGACCGGCGAGAAACTCGCTTGGTAG
- a CDS encoding NifU family protein, translated as MSTETQDDGDDLEERVSNFLRRNFPQIQMHGGSAAIQNIDRETGEVHIQLGGACSGCGISPMTIQAIKSRMVKEIPEIETVHADTGMDGGGGHGGGMSPSFPGETSDDGGEDDEGPQAPF; from the coding sequence ATGAGTACCGAGACTCAGGACGACGGGGACGACCTAGAGGAGCGCGTCAGCAACTTCCTGCGGCGCAACTTCCCCCAGATTCAGATGCACGGCGGGAGCGCGGCCATCCAGAACATCGACCGCGAGACCGGAGAGGTACACATCCAGTTGGGCGGGGCGTGCAGTGGTTGTGGCATCTCGCCGATGACGATTCAGGCCATCAAGAGCCGAATGGTCAAGGAAATCCCCGAAATCGAGACGGTCCACGCCGACACCGGAATGGACGGCGGTGGCGGTCACGGCGGCGGCATGAGTCCCTCGTTCCCCGGCGAGACGAGCGACGACGGCGGCGAAGACGACGAGGGTCCGCAGGCCCCGTTCTAA
- a CDS encoding sulfatase, with the protein MTNDADAGNVVFVVMDTVRKSHLSVYGYDRPTTPGLERFAEEAAVFEQAVSPAPWTLPVHASLFTGMYPSEHGASQENPYLEGATTLAESLSEEGYETACYSSNAWITPYTHLTDGFDDQDNFFEVMPGDLLSGPLAKAWKAMNDNESLRKVADWLVSVGNKIHEYTASGEGADSKTPQVIDRTMEFIEDADDDYFAFINLMDAHLPYHPPEEYKREFAPGVDSTEVCQNSKEYNCGARDISDDEWEDIEGLYDAEIRHIDAELQRLFSWMQENDEWEDTMVVVCADHGELHGEHDLYGHEFCIYDPLVNVPLMVKHPEMESGTREDQQVELVDLYHTVLDHTGVSAERSTVPLDRKRSLLDADYRDFAESEASSASKSPGSHPGDGDYAFVEYYRPVVELKQLEQKASDAGIELDTNSRFYSRMRAARRPDAKYVRNERITDEFYHLDSDPGETDDAYGEASDEEVELEGALSEFEASVGGEWKEVEDDDVLDDMSDDAKDRLQDLGYID; encoded by the coding sequence ATGACCAACGACGCCGATGCGGGGAACGTCGTCTTTGTGGTCATGGACACGGTTCGCAAGAGCCACCTATCCGTCTATGGCTACGACCGGCCGACGACGCCGGGTCTGGAGCGGTTCGCTGAGGAGGCGGCCGTCTTCGAACAGGCAGTCTCCCCCGCACCGTGGACGCTCCCAGTTCACGCCTCGCTGTTCACCGGGATGTACCCGAGCGAACACGGCGCGAGTCAGGAGAATCCGTATCTGGAAGGCGCGACGACGCTCGCCGAGTCGCTCTCGGAGGAAGGCTACGAGACGGCGTGTTACTCCTCGAACGCGTGGATTACGCCCTACACCCACCTCACCGACGGTTTCGACGACCAAGACAACTTCTTCGAGGTGATGCCCGGCGACCTGCTGTCGGGACCGCTGGCGAAGGCGTGGAAGGCGATGAACGACAACGAGTCGCTCCGGAAGGTCGCCGACTGGTTGGTGTCGGTCGGCAACAAGATTCACGAGTACACGGCCTCGGGCGAGGGTGCCGACTCGAAAACGCCGCAGGTCATCGACCGGACGATGGAGTTCATCGAGGACGCCGACGACGACTACTTCGCGTTCATCAACCTGATGGACGCTCACCTGCCCTACCACCCGCCTGAGGAGTACAAACGGGAGTTCGCGCCCGGCGTCGATTCGACCGAGGTGTGCCAGAACTCCAAGGAGTACAACTGCGGGGCGCGCGACATCTCCGACGACGAGTGGGAGGACATCGAAGGCCTCTACGACGCCGAAATTCGCCACATCGACGCCGAACTCCAGCGCCTCTTTTCGTGGATGCAGGAGAACGACGAGTGGGAAGACACCATGGTCGTCGTCTGCGCCGACCACGGCGAACTCCACGGCGAACACGACCTGTACGGCCACGAGTTCTGCATCTACGACCCCCTCGTGAACGTCCCGCTGATGGTCAAACACCCCGAGATGGAGTCGGGCACGCGCGAGGACCAGCAGGTCGAACTCGTGGACCTCTACCACACCGTGCTGGACCACACCGGCGTCTCCGCCGAGCGTTCGACGGTACCCTTGGACCGAAAGCGCTCGCTTCTGGACGCCGACTACCGAGACTTCGCCGAGAGCGAGGCGTCGAGCGCCTCGAAGTCGCCCGGTAGCCATCCGGGCGACGGCGACTACGCCTTCGTGGAGTACTACCGGCCGGTCGTGGAGTTGAAGCAGTTAGAGCAGAAGGCCAGTGACGCCGGTATCGAACTCGACACGAACTCGCGGTTCTACTCGCGGATGCGGGCGGCGCGCCGACCCGACGCCAAGTACGTCCGCAACGAGCGTATCACCGACGAGTTCTACCACCTCGACTCGGACCCCGGAGAGACCGACGACGCATACGGCGAGGCGAGCGACGAGGAAGTCGAACTCGAAGGCGCGCTCTCGGAGTTCGAAGCGAGCGTCGGCGGCGAGTGGAAGGAAGTCGAGGACGACGACGTGTTAGACGACATGAGCGACGACGCGAAAGACCGCTTGCAGGACCTCGGCTACATCGATTGA
- a CDS encoding lysylphosphatidylglycerol synthase transmembrane domain-containing protein: MNGAQLRTTVLGFLGTFAILGVLLYLVGVEGFVEQLRKADGEIVALVVVITLGWLAAWGFGLRTVLDVLGVDVSFAKSFFILNGAMFSNNVTPFGQAGGEPVTALLISKVADTEYERGLAAIASVDSLNFVPSIVLALGGAGFYATQTSFGRRLRLATAAIVVLSVAVPFAGFFGWRNRKALRSAIARALAPILRLVTRVAPVDVALSRETLESRVAEFFDSIERVATNRRGLTLALAASTAGWICQMVALWLAFVAIGSPVPFAVLLFVVPVGAIAGVTPLPGGAGGIEAVLVGLLSSLPGAGVGWETAFAAVVIFRGAIYWVPVAIGGGVVSVVGVDSV; this comes from the coding sequence ATGAACGGCGCGCAGTTGCGAACTACAGTTCTGGGGTTTCTCGGGACGTTTGCGATTCTGGGCGTCCTCCTGTATCTGGTCGGCGTCGAGGGGTTCGTAGAACAACTCCGGAAGGCCGACGGCGAGATAGTCGCGCTCGTCGTGGTGATTACGCTCGGGTGGCTCGCCGCGTGGGGGTTCGGTCTCCGGACCGTCCTCGACGTACTCGGCGTGGACGTGTCGTTCGCCAAGTCCTTTTTCATCCTGAACGGCGCGATGTTCTCGAACAACGTCACGCCCTTCGGACAGGCGGGCGGCGAACCCGTGACGGCACTGCTCATCTCGAAGGTGGCCGACACCGAGTACGAACGCGGACTGGCGGCTATCGCCAGCGTCGATTCGCTCAACTTCGTCCCGTCCATCGTGTTGGCGCTCGGCGGGGCGGGATTCTACGCGACCCAGACCTCGTTCGGTCGTCGCCTCCGACTCGCTACCGCGGCCATCGTCGTCCTCTCGGTGGCCGTTCCGTTCGCCGGGTTCTTCGGGTGGCGAAACCGGAAGGCGCTCCGGAGCGCCATCGCTCGTGCGCTCGCGCCGATACTCCGACTCGTGACCCGAGTCGCGCCCGTGGACGTGGCGCTCAGCCGTGAGACCCTCGAATCGCGGGTCGCCGAGTTCTTCGACTCGATAGAGCGCGTGGCGACCAACCGGCGCGGCCTGACCCTCGCGCTCGCCGCCTCGACTGCGGGGTGGATATGCCAGATGGTCGCGCTGTGGCTCGCGTTCGTGGCTATCGGCTCTCCGGTCCCGTTCGCCGTCCTCCTTTTCGTCGTCCCGGTCGGCGCTATCGCTGGCGTCACGCCGCTTCCCGGCGGCGCGGGCGGTATCGAAGCGGTGCTGGTCGGACTCCTCTCCAGTCTCCCCGGCGCGGGCGTCGGATGGGAGACTGCCTTCGCCGCCGTGGTCATCTTCCGGGGCGCTATCTACTGGGTTCCGGTCGCAATCGGCGGCGGCGTCGTGAGCGTGGTCGGCGTCGATTCCGTCTAA
- a CDS encoding ketopantoate reductase family protein — protein sequence MEVVVFGAGSLGSLAGGLLARDHAVTLVGRDPHVAAVRESGLRVGGEFDFSVRPDATTDGSDLSADLAVVTVKAFDTDEAARTLATGRFDAALSLQNGMGNEDALADHLDCPVLAGTATYGAVRPEPGAVACTGVGEVVLGPRAGGTSETADAVGRAFRTAGIETTVADDMPRRLWEKLAVNAGINATTALARVENGALLDGPAREVAADAARETARVARAEGVELADDAAVGAVERVADATAANTSSMRQDVLDGRRTEVEAINGYLCSRARERNVTAPVNRTLTNLLRAWEIDRPQD from the coding sequence ATGGAAGTCGTCGTGTTCGGCGCGGGGAGTCTCGGGAGTCTCGCGGGCGGTCTGCTCGCGCGCGACCACGCGGTCACGCTGGTCGGGCGCGACCCGCACGTCGCGGCCGTGCGCGAGTCCGGTCTCCGGGTCGGCGGCGAGTTCGACTTCTCGGTCCGCCCCGACGCGACGACCGACGGGTCCGACCTTTCGGCCGACCTCGCCGTGGTGACGGTCAAGGCGTTCGACACCGACGAGGCGGCCCGGACGCTCGCTACCGGCCGGTTCGACGCCGCGCTCTCGCTCCAGAACGGGATGGGAAACGAGGACGCTCTGGCCGACCACCTCGACTGTCCCGTCCTCGCGGGGACCGCGACCTACGGCGCGGTCCGCCCCGAACCGGGCGCAGTCGCGTGTACCGGCGTGGGCGAGGTTGTCCTCGGCCCGCGGGCGGGCGGCACCTCCGAGACTGCCGACGCGGTAGGCCGGGCCTTCCGCACGGCCGGAATCGAGACCACCGTCGCCGACGACATGCCACGCCGCCTCTGGGAGAAGTTGGCGGTCAACGCGGGAATCAACGCGACGACGGCGCTCGCCCGCGTCGAGAACGGCGCGTTGCTGGACGGTCCCGCCCGCGAAGTCGCCGCCGACGCCGCCCGCGAGACGGCACGGGTCGCCCGCGCCGAGGGTGTCGAACTCGCCGACGACGCGGCGGTCGGAGCCGTCGAGCGAGTCGCCGACGCCACGGCCGCGAACACCTCTTCGATGCGACAGGACGTGCTGGACGGGAGGCGCACCGAAGTAGAAGCCATCAACGGCTATCTTTGCTCGCGCGCACGCGAACGTAACGTTACTGCACCGGTCAACCGGACCTTAACGAATTTGCTCCGGGCTTGGGAAATCGACCGTCCGCAGGATTGA
- a CDS encoding ArnT family glycosyltransferase, translating to MKPLKRHLPYLAPAVVASLLVSGGHLLAYEYPTLTAGLFNEMANQLAANGYVIPRTIHGYTADGLPFAYPPLMFYLLAFVRETLGMGPLAASRILPQVYATAYVVPFYLLAYELLDSRRQAAVAAVIGATSPEVFKWHVSSGGVVRAGAYAFALAGLYVGVRLFRERRRRYALAGALLFGLTLLSHVRYALFFGASYVAFWAGLDRTRRGFLLAASVAGGGFLVAAPWLATVVSRFGITPFLNASGTHGGLASLSAGAARLLMVVPPRTELLPLWHVLFIFGAVLLVARREWFLPAWYGSLALVTHKSQFLFVVVALVCARVLVADLVPLVRRNLELELRVPDRAVSFAVVALLLSYSVGAGAMFATNYPVSQYQTVFGADNRMPSHLGDGDIEATEWIRSETRPDATFVSVGERTAEWLPLLSDRTLLIGYWGVEWVGADEWKRQKARYFSLNVCENATCLSEQMDEANVTPDYLYLHTDGQPPAKVRSVRASAEFEVVFDNDDVLVAEYRPEG from the coding sequence ATGAAACCACTCAAGCGTCATCTTCCTTACCTCGCTCCCGCCGTCGTCGCGTCGTTGCTCGTCTCCGGCGGGCACCTCCTCGCCTACGAGTACCCGACGCTGACTGCCGGTCTCTTCAACGAGATGGCGAACCAACTCGCCGCGAACGGGTACGTGATTCCGCGGACCATTCACGGATACACGGCGGACGGTCTGCCGTTCGCCTATCCGCCGCTGATGTTCTATCTGCTGGCGTTCGTCCGCGAGACGCTCGGGATGGGACCGCTGGCGGCGAGTCGGATTCTGCCGCAGGTGTACGCCACGGCGTACGTCGTCCCGTTCTATCTGCTGGCGTACGAACTACTCGACTCCCGACGCCAAGCGGCGGTTGCGGCCGTCATCGGTGCCACCTCGCCCGAGGTGTTCAAGTGGCACGTCTCGTCGGGCGGCGTCGTCAGGGCGGGCGCGTACGCCTTCGCGCTCGCCGGACTCTACGTCGGCGTCCGCCTCTTCCGGGAGCGCCGACGCCGGTACGCGCTCGCGGGTGCCCTCCTGTTCGGACTCACCCTGCTGAGTCACGTCCGGTACGCCCTCTTTTTCGGCGCGAGTTACGTCGCCTTCTGGGCGGGGTTGGACCGAACCCGGCGCGGGTTCCTGCTCGCGGCGTCCGTCGCTGGCGGCGGGTTCCTCGTCGCCGCGCCGTGGCTAGCCACCGTCGTCTCTCGGTTCGGAATTACGCCGTTCCTCAACGCCTCGGGGACTCACGGCGGTCTGGCCTCGCTGTCGGCGGGCGCGGCGCGACTCCTGATGGTGGTCCCGCCGCGGACGGAACTGCTCCCGCTCTGGCACGTCCTGTTCATCTTCGGAGCGGTCCTGCTGGTCGCCCGCCGGGAGTGGTTCCTCCCGGCGTGGTACGGGTCGCTGGCGCTCGTGACCCACAAGTCCCAGTTCCTGTTCGTGGTCGTGGCGCTTGTCTGCGCGCGGGTCCTCGTCGCCGACTTGGTTCCGCTCGTTCGCCGGAATCTCGAACTCGAACTCCGAGTTCCCGACCGGGCAGTCTCGTTCGCGGTCGTCGCGCTACTGCTCTCCTACAGCGTCGGCGCGGGCGCGATGTTCGCCACGAACTACCCGGTCAGTCAGTACCAGACCGTCTTCGGCGCGGACAACCGGATGCCGAGTCACCTCGGCGACGGGGACATCGAGGCGACGGAGTGGATTCGCTCGGAGACCCGTCCGGACGCGACGTTCGTCTCGGTGGGCGAGCGAACCGCCGAGTGGCTTCCGCTCCTCTCGGACCGCACGCTCCTGATAGGCTACTGGGGCGTCGAGTGGGTGGGCGCGGACGAGTGGAAACGACAGAAGGCGCGGTACTTCTCGCTCAACGTCTGCGAGAACGCGACCTGTCTCTCCGAGCAGATGGACGAGGCGAACGTCACGCCCGACTACCTCTATCTTCACACCGACGGCCAACCGCCCGCGAAGGTCCGGTCGGTCAGAGCGTCCGCAGAGTTCGAAGTCGTGTTCGACAACGACGACGTACTCGTCGCGGAGTACCGACCCGAGGGCTGA
- a CDS encoding DUF7130 family rubredoxin-like protein: MSGHGEQPVEDDGDVEAAEKTLEVDFGQTVYDEDGEELGRIRGLDKGGFFVSTRQGVESMSVEHSRAGHEFGEGELMWRCTNCGEMGEIDEGIPDECPNCGEPKEALMYWTED; this comes from the coding sequence ATGAGTGGACATGGGGAGCAACCGGTGGAAGACGACGGCGACGTGGAAGCGGCAGAGAAGACGCTGGAAGTCGATTTCGGCCAAACCGTCTACGACGAGGACGGCGAGGAACTCGGCCGGATTCGGGGACTCGACAAAGGGGGCTTTTTCGTCTCGACCCGGCAAGGCGTCGAGAGCATGAGCGTCGAACACTCCCGCGCGGGCCACGAGTTCGGCGAGGGCGAACTGATGTGGCGGTGTACCAACTGCGGCGAGATGGGCGAGATAGACGAGGGCATCCCCGACGAGTGCCCCAACTGCGGCGAACCCAAGGAAGCCCTGATGTACTGGACCGAGGACTGA